From the genome of Chania multitudinisentens RB-25, one region includes:
- a CDS encoding glutamine amidotransferase, giving the protein MKPLLLMQTGDAPEAIRRERANFDQMFLQQGNIAADRVQIVHLPAGETLLPPESYCGVVITGSPAMVTEQHAWSEQAAAWLRQAMRIKLPIFGVCYGHQLLAHALGGTVGYHPQGMEVGTLEIELLPAASNDKRLSVLPPRFKANLIHAQSVLTPPVGAEILARSQQDACQILRYGDNALTTQFHPEFDGATMQHYLNWLSASKPENQEIYRLKQHQVSDTPVSQMLLQGFVVNLGAQRRALG; this is encoded by the coding sequence ATGAAACCACTGCTGTTGATGCAAACCGGCGATGCGCCGGAAGCCATTCGGCGCGAACGGGCCAATTTTGATCAGATGTTCCTGCAACAAGGGAATATTGCCGCCGATCGCGTGCAGATCGTGCATCTTCCTGCCGGTGAAACTCTATTACCACCTGAAAGCTATTGCGGCGTGGTGATTACCGGTTCACCCGCGATGGTGACAGAACAACACGCCTGGAGCGAACAGGCGGCGGCGTGGTTGCGCCAGGCAATGCGGATCAAACTACCGATTTTTGGCGTGTGTTACGGCCATCAGCTTCTGGCCCATGCACTAGGGGGAACCGTAGGCTATCACCCACAGGGCATGGAGGTAGGCACGCTGGAGATCGAGCTGCTGCCCGCGGCCAGCAACGATAAGCGCCTGTCGGTATTGCCGCCGCGCTTTAAAGCTAATCTGATCCATGCCCAAAGCGTGCTCACTCCCCCCGTTGGGGCAGAAATTCTGGCTCGCTCGCAACAAGATGCCTGCCAAATCCTGCGCTACGGTGACAACGCGTTGACCACCCAGTTCCACCCGGAATTTGATGGGGCAACCATGCAGCATTATCTGAACTGGCTCAGCGCATCGAAGCCGGAAAATCAGGAGATATATCGGCTTAAACAGCACCAGGTGAGCGATACCCCTGTTAGCCAGATGCTGTTGCAAGGTTTTGTCGTCAACCTTGGGGCACAACGGAGGGCGCTTGGGTAA
- a CDS encoding Gfo/Idh/MocA family protein → MIRFAVVGTNWITGSFIDAAHESGKMKLTAIYSRNLEQAQAFGADYPVEYFFDSLEALAQSDVIDAVYIASPNSLHCQQSLLFLSHKKHVICEKPLASNLREVEKLVACARENHVVLFEAFKSAYLPNFLVLQQALPKIGRLRKAFLNFCQYSSRYPRYLAGENPNTFNPQFSNGSIMDIGYYCVANAVALFGAPKLIMASATLLDTGVDAQGTVCLNYGDFGVTLSHSKVSNSDIPSEIQGEEGTLIIERISEYQAIVLTPRGASRQDLTQPQHINTMLYEAEAFADLVEKQQIEHVGLENSLIIARLLTEIRRQTGVIFPADGA, encoded by the coding sequence ATGATTCGCTTTGCTGTCGTCGGCACCAACTGGATTACGGGAAGCTTTATTGATGCGGCACATGAGAGCGGCAAAATGAAGCTGACCGCCATCTACTCGCGTAATCTCGAACAAGCGCAGGCTTTTGGAGCTGATTACCCTGTCGAATATTTTTTCGATTCGCTTGAAGCACTCGCCCAATCGGATGTCATCGACGCAGTGTATATCGCCAGCCCAAACTCCCTGCACTGCCAACAATCCCTGCTGTTTCTCAGCCATAAAAAGCATGTGATTTGCGAGAAACCGCTGGCATCTAATCTGCGAGAAGTGGAAAAGCTGGTGGCCTGCGCGCGGGAAAACCACGTGGTACTGTTTGAAGCGTTCAAAAGCGCCTATTTGCCGAACTTCCTGGTGCTGCAACAAGCATTGCCGAAAATCGGTAGGTTACGTAAAGCGTTTCTCAATTTTTGCCAATACTCTTCTCGCTACCCGCGCTATCTGGCCGGTGAAAATCCCAATACGTTTAATCCACAGTTTTCCAACGGTTCGATCATGGATATTGGCTACTATTGCGTTGCCAACGCGGTGGCGCTGTTTGGCGCCCCCAAATTGATAATGGCCAGCGCCACCCTGCTGGATACCGGGGTAGATGCACAGGGTACCGTCTGCCTGAATTACGGTGATTTCGGCGTCACCCTCTCACATTCCAAGGTCAGTAACTCGGATATTCCAAGCGAAATTCAGGGCGAGGAGGGAACGCTGATAATCGAGAGGATCTCCGAATATCAGGCAATCGTGCTGACACCGCGCGGAGCAAGCCGGCAGGATCTGACCCAACCGCAGCACATCAATACCATGCTGTACGAGGCCGAAGCCTTTGCCGATCTGGTGGAAAAACAGCAGATAGAACACGTTGGCTTGGAGAACTCCTTAATTATCGCTCGCTTGCTGACTGAAATCCGTCGTCAGACCGGTGTGATATTCCCGGCGGACGGAGCATAA
- a CDS encoding M48 family metallopeptidase, with product MPELSYLQGYPDHLQAQVQQLIQQQRLGEVLLQRYPQVHGCTTDKSLYQFTVELKNQYLRNTQPLSKVAYDSKIQVMKHALGLHTTISRVQGGKLKAKAEIRVATVFKNAPEPFLRMIVVHELAHLKEKDHNKAFYSLCCHMEPSYHQLEFDTRLYLTHLSLFGELYE from the coding sequence ATGCCCGAACTGAGTTACCTGCAAGGCTATCCCGACCATCTGCAAGCACAGGTGCAGCAGCTTATCCAACAGCAACGGCTGGGTGAGGTGCTATTACAACGCTACCCGCAGGTTCATGGCTGCACCACCGACAAATCGTTGTATCAGTTTACTGTCGAGCTGAAAAACCAATACCTGCGCAATACGCAGCCGCTGAGCAAAGTGGCCTACGACAGTAAAATCCAGGTGATGAAACATGCATTGGGCCTGCATACCACCATTTCCCGCGTGCAGGGCGGCAAGCTGAAGGCCAAAGCGGAGATCCGCGTGGCAACGGTATTTAAAAACGCGCCGGAACCTTTTCTGCGTATGATTGTGGTGCATGAGCTGGCCCATCTGAAAGAAAAGGATCACAACAAAGCCTTCTACAGCCTATGCTGCCATATGGAACCCAGCTATCACCAATTGGAGTTTGATACCCGGTTGTATCTGACACATCTGTCGCTATTCGGTGAACTGTATGAATAA
- the rlmG gene encoding 23S rRNA (guanine(1835)-N(2))-methyltransferase RlmG: MSQLDLGTQQLELERYPQQEESTQLQAWEAADEYLLQQLENMAVGERPVLIFNDHFGALVCALHAHKPYSISDSYMNQLATRHNLGLNALDIEQVTLLDSLAELPANPAVVLIRVPKALALLEQQLRALRKVVAPDTLIIAGAKARDVHTSTMQVFERVLGPTRTSLAWKKARLIYCQVADIVPPPAPETTNWLLDGTDWLIHNHANVFSRGSLDIGARLFLEHLPQDLHGHMVDLGCGNGIIGMKALVQNPEAQMTFVDESYMAVASSELNVAHNLPQERARCRFEVNNSLAGIERESLQAVLCNPPFHQQHAITDHTAWQMFCDAKRCLQAGGELRIVGNRHLDYYHKLKRLFGNCTTLASNQKFVILKAVKSGARR; the protein is encoded by the coding sequence ATGAGCCAACTCGATCTGGGAACACAGCAACTTGAGCTGGAGCGTTATCCCCAACAGGAAGAATCCACTCAACTGCAAGCGTGGGAAGCAGCAGACGAATATCTGCTGCAACAGTTGGAAAATATGGCCGTGGGTGAACGCCCGGTATTGATTTTCAACGATCATTTCGGTGCTTTAGTTTGTGCTCTGCATGCCCATAAGCCTTACAGTATCAGTGATTCATACATGAACCAGTTGGCAACGCGCCATAATCTGGGACTGAATGCGCTGGATATTGAGCAAGTCACGCTATTGGACAGCCTGGCTGAACTGCCCGCCAACCCGGCGGTAGTGCTGATCCGCGTTCCGAAAGCGCTGGCATTGCTGGAACAGCAACTCCGGGCGCTACGCAAAGTGGTAGCTCCCGATACGCTGATTATTGCCGGTGCCAAAGCGCGTGATGTGCATACATCTACGATGCAGGTGTTTGAGCGGGTGCTTGGCCCCACGCGCACCAGTCTGGCTTGGAAAAAGGCGCGCCTGATTTATTGTCAGGTAGCAGATATTGTGCCACCGCCCGCACCAGAAACCACCAACTGGCTGCTGGATGGCACAGATTGGTTGATCCACAATCATGCCAACGTGTTTTCCCGTGGTAGCCTGGATATCGGTGCACGTCTGTTCCTGGAACATTTACCGCAGGATCTGCACGGCCATATGGTCGATCTTGGCTGTGGCAACGGCATTATCGGCATGAAAGCGCTGGTACAAAATCCAGAAGCGCAGATGACTTTTGTCGATGAGTCTTACATGGCGGTGGCATCCAGCGAACTGAACGTGGCGCATAACCTGCCGCAGGAGAGGGCGCGCTGCCGGTTTGAGGTGAATAATTCACTGGCAGGCATTGAGCGCGAAAGCTTGCAGGCGGTGTTGTGCAATCCGCCCTTCCATCAGCAACATGCGATTACCGATCACACCGCTTGGCAGATGTTCTGCGATGCTAAGCGCTGCCTGCAAGCCGGTGGTGAATTGCGTATCGTTGGCAATCGTCATCTGGATTATTACCATAAGCTGAAGCGCTTGTTTGGCAACTGTACTACTTTGGCGTCTAACCAGAAGTTTGTGATCCTGAAAGCGGTCAAATCCGGCGCCCGGCGTTAA
- a CDS encoding FAD-dependent oxidoreductase, whose protein sequence is MSAYPRLLAPLDLGFTTLKNRVLMGSMHTGLEELPNGPERLAAFYAERAAAGVALIVTGGIAPNEKGVVHHGAATLNRPQQVANHRTVTDAVHQAGGKIALQILHAGRYSYQPQPVAPSALQAPITPFTPKALTVEEIAQTIADFAHCAALAQQAGYDGVEVMGSEGYLINQFLVAHTNQRDDEWGGSFSNRMRFAVEIVRAVRQAVGPEFILIYRLSMLDLVENGSNWQEIEQLAVAVEQAGATLINTGIGWHEARIPTIATMVPRAGFSWVTRKLMGKVGVPLIATNRINDPAVAEQVLAEGCADMISMARPFLADAAFVQKAAEGRADEINTCIGCNQACLDQVFEGKLTSCLVNPRACRETEMPLLAADTPKRLAVVGAGPAGLAFATTAASRGHQVTLFDAANEIGGQFNIAKQIPGKEEFHETLRYFRRQLALLKITLQLGRKVHAEDLVDFDEVILACGIVPRLPDIPGIERDNVLSYLDVLRDKKPVGQRVAIIGAGGIGFDTAEYLSQHGTASSLDQQAFNLEWGIDSQLNQRGGLSDQGPGVPPVPRQIFLLQRKSSKVGEGLGKTTGWIHRISLTMRGVKMLNSVHYQRIDEHGLHIVRLDKEKCLPVDTIVICAGQEPRRELLQPLLAMGKTVHLIGGADVADELDARRAIAQGTRLAMAL, encoded by the coding sequence ATGAGCGCATACCCCCGCCTGCTGGCGCCGCTAGATCTCGGCTTCACCACCTTGAAAAACCGGGTGCTGATGGGATCGATGCACACAGGTCTGGAAGAACTTCCCAATGGCCCAGAGCGCCTGGCCGCATTTTATGCCGAACGCGCCGCTGCGGGCGTCGCACTGATCGTGACCGGCGGCATCGCGCCTAATGAAAAGGGAGTGGTACATCACGGCGCTGCCACCCTGAACCGGCCACAGCAGGTGGCAAATCACCGCACCGTCACCGATGCTGTCCATCAGGCGGGTGGTAAAATCGCCTTACAGATCCTGCATGCCGGACGTTATAGCTACCAACCGCAGCCCGTCGCACCTTCCGCATTGCAAGCCCCTATCACCCCATTCACCCCCAAGGCACTCACGGTAGAAGAAATTGCACAAACCATTGCCGATTTCGCCCACTGCGCCGCACTGGCGCAGCAAGCGGGCTATGACGGCGTGGAAGTGATGGGTTCTGAAGGCTATCTGATTAACCAGTTTCTGGTAGCGCACACTAACCAACGCGACGATGAATGGGGTGGCAGCTTCAGTAATCGTATGCGTTTTGCGGTAGAGATTGTGCGCGCCGTGCGCCAAGCGGTAGGGCCAGAATTTATTCTGATTTATCGCCTGTCGATGCTTGATCTGGTGGAGAATGGCTCTAATTGGCAGGAGATTGAGCAGCTCGCCGTCGCCGTTGAACAGGCAGGAGCAACCCTGATTAATACCGGCATCGGCTGGCATGAAGCGCGAATTCCTACCATTGCCACCATGGTGCCGCGTGCCGGGTTCAGTTGGGTAACACGCAAACTGATGGGTAAAGTGGGGGTTCCGTTGATCGCCACCAACCGCATTAACGATCCTGCGGTAGCAGAACAGGTATTGGCAGAAGGCTGTGCCGATATGATTTCCATGGCACGCCCATTCCTGGCCGATGCGGCTTTTGTACAAAAAGCCGCCGAAGGCCGTGCAGATGAAATCAACACCTGCATTGGCTGTAACCAAGCCTGTCTGGATCAGGTTTTCGAAGGCAAACTGACGTCCTGTTTGGTGAACCCACGCGCCTGCCGCGAAACCGAAATGCCGCTGCTGGCGGCAGACACCCCCAAACGGCTGGCCGTAGTCGGTGCTGGCCCTGCCGGGCTGGCATTTGCCACCACCGCCGCCAGCCGTGGGCATCAGGTGACGCTATTCGACGCCGCCAATGAGATCGGCGGTCAATTCAACATTGCCAAACAGATCCCTGGTAAGGAAGAGTTCCACGAAACCCTGCGTTACTTCCGCCGCCAATTAGCGCTACTGAAAATCACGCTGCAACTGGGGCGAAAAGTGCATGCGGAGGATTTGGTCGATTTCGATGAAGTGATCCTCGCCTGCGGCATCGTGCCGCGTCTGCCAGATATTCCCGGCATTGAGCGTGATAACGTGTTGAGCTATCTCGATGTTTTACGTGACAAGAAACCGGTCGGGCAGCGGGTGGCAATCATTGGCGCAGGGGGGATCGGTTTCGATACTGCCGAATATCTCAGCCAACATGGCACCGCCAGTAGCCTGGATCAGCAGGCATTTAACCTTGAATGGGGAATCGATTCACAGCTTAACCAGCGCGGCGGTTTGAGCGATCAGGGGCCTGGTGTGCCGCCGGTGCCACGCCAGATATTTCTGTTGCAACGTAAAAGCAGCAAAGTGGGTGAAGGGTTGGGCAAAACCACCGGTTGGATTCATCGCATCAGTTTGACAATGCGCGGTGTGAAGATGCTGAACAGCGTCCACTATCAGCGCATTGACGAGCACGGATTGCATATCGTGCGTCTCGATAAGGAAAAGTGCCTGCCGGTGGACACGATTGTGATCTGTGCTGGCCAGGAGCCACGCCGTGAGCTGCTGCAACCGCTGCTGGCCATGGGGAAAACCGTGCATCTGATTGGGGGGGCCGACGTTGCCGACGAACTGGATGCACGCCGGGCTATCGCTCAAGGTACGCGCTTGGCAATGGCGCTGTAA